GGGAGTTGGTCCGTGACATGCAACTTGCCGGCGCGGCTTCAATTGAAAAAATTACGAGGGATTTTGTAATTAGAATCTAAATGCAAATTGAACAGGTCAATTTAAGTTGGTAATAACTTATTAAGTCAATAAAATAAAAAAGTTTAAATTGGTAGATAAACACAATTGAGATGAAAGTAAAACCAATGCTTATCCTGATCAGCTGCCTTCTTTTGGCTTGTGGGACTGATAAGGGAGATGAGATTCAATCCCAACTACCAAACATCGTTTTCATCTTTACGGATGACCTGGGCTATGGAGATTTGGGATGTTTTGGTGCTACAGACATTGCCACTCCAAACATTGACCGAATCGCAGCAGAAGGTATAAAATTCACCTCATTTATGTCCGCCTCTCCGGTTTGCAGTCCATCCCGTGCCGGACTTCTGACAGGCCGGATGCCGCAACGCATGGGCATCAATTCGGTTTTTTTCCCGGAGAGTTTATCCGGAATGGATCCTGAGGAAATCACCATAGCCGAAATCCTGAAAGAAAAAGGCTACCGTACGGGTATAGTGGGAAAATGGCATTTGGGCCACCTTGAAAAATTCCTTCCCCTCAATCAGGGATTTGATGAATACTTTGGGATTCCTTATTCCAATGACATGACTTCGGTGGTGTATATGAGGGGAAATGATGTGGAGGAATACAAAGTCGATCAGCGATATACTACCCGGACCTATACGGAAGAATCCTTGAAGTTCATTGATTCTGTAGAAGACCAACCATTTTACCTGTATCTGGCCCATAATATGCCACATGTTCCCATTTATGCCTCTCCTGAGTTTGAAGGAACCTCAAATCGGGGATTATATGGAGATGTCATCCAAGAAATAGACTGGAGTGTTGGGGAAATCCTGAAAAAGTTGGAAGAAAAGGGAATTCTTGAAAATACGCTCATTGTATTTTCTTCAGACAATGGCCCTTGGCTGGTAATGGAAGACCATGGAGGTTCGGCCGGACCATTGAGAGAAGGAAAGCAATTTACTTTCGAAGGAGGAGTTCGCGTCCCTACCGTGGCCATGTGGAAAGGGAAAATTGATCCCGGGCAGGTTTTTGAACAGTTGGCCACACAGATGGATTGGTTTCCTACTTTTTGCAACATAGTTAGTGCGGAGGTCCCTCAAGACCGGGAAATTGACGGTAAAGACCTCAGTGCAGTACTTTTTGAAAACGGCAGCAGGGAAGGGGATACTTTCCTGTATTATATGCTTTCCAGTCAGGAAGGATATCGGGAGGGAGATTGGAAGATCAAACGCCCTTATGCGGGATATGCAGGTTCGAGAGGCATGAAAAAAGTAGATGCGCATGATACGCTTTTATTCAACCTAAAAACCGATCCCGGAGAAACTACCAATCTTATAAAGGAAAACCCTGAAAAAACAGCCCAAATGATGCGGGCAATGGAATTGGCTGTGAAACAACTGGGGCCTTTACCGGAAAGTAAGGTGGTGAGGACACCTCCCGACAACAGTCACTTCCAATACCTTGATAGCAAACAAAAAGATCCAAAGAACTGATCAAAAAAAATTCTTAACCCCACATTAATTTCCGATAAAAATGAAATTTCAGAATTCCGGATATTACTATTTAGCCTTTTTGGTTTTGGCATTCATAGGGTTTTGGCCTTCCTACTTCTCAAAGTTTTTTGATGGTACAGCGGACTTTAGCCAATACTTTCAATTTCATGTGGGGACAGCACTACTCTGGGTGGCGATGTTGGTGATTCAACCACTTTTGATTCAAAGAAGAAAGTATGAGCTTCACAGGACCATAGGGAAATTTTCTTACTTCTTGGTTCCGATTCTATTTATTTCTGTTTTGCTATTAGCCAATTACCGAATCAGCCCCGAATTGGAATTTGTAGGACCGGAATTCTGGATTCCATTCAAGGATTTGTTGATATTTAGCTTTGGCTTTGGAGTTGCAATTTGGTTTAGGAATTCAATGCCCATTCATGCCAGAGGGATGATTGTAGCAGGTTTTGCATTGTCTGAGCCTGTGATGGTACGTGTCATGTACAATGTCCTTGGTCTTAAGGGAACCTATCCCTATATCCTTGCGATATCGGTGGTTTATGTAATTCTTTTGGTACTGATTTTTTTAGAACGAAAAGAAAATCAGGGAAGGTGGGTGTTTCCGGTTGCCTTTAGTATTTTCCTCTTAGTCCATATTATTGTAATTTCAGGTTTTAACCCTGATTTTTGGGAGAGGTTTTCACGTTGGTTTATTTCTCTTCCATTGACTTGAGATCAGATTTAAGGAAGGTATTCCAATGTTGATTCAACCTTTTTCTCAACTATCGAAAACTCCTCTTCAAATTTTCCTTCGAAAAGAAATTCCCCTCATTGGGGAAGAAAAACATACATTTCGTCCTTAGTTAAAGCTTTGTCATCATTGATTTTCCTATCTTACCATAGATAGGTTTGCCCATTTTTTATCCCTAACCTTCAACTTATGAGAAAGACAACCCAATTCCGTCATATATTCCAATATGTAACACTTTTATTTCTTTTCATATCCATCATTTCATGTCAGTCAGAACAAAAGGATGGCAATAATGGCAGTAAAGCTTTAATGGGACGAGGCTATGGGATAAATAATATAACGCTAATTGTAGAGGACCTCGATAGTGCCAGAAAATATTATAACGAAGTATTGGGATTCGATATTCCCGTTTCGGAAATGACCAATAAGGGGATCTTTGAGGGGACAGTGACGATTACAATTCCCTTTCCTGACATGTCTACTCTGGATTTACTTTCGTTGGAGGATTCCGTACTTGTTTCGAGCAAAGATTCATTGGTTTTGGACTTTTTCAGTAGGTTCAAAGGCGTTGGATTTTATTCTTTATCAAGCTCATCAGTGGACAGCACCTACAGCTGGTTAACTTCTCGTGGGTTTGAGTTGGATTCTCTAAGAACTTATAATATAGCCAACCCGGTTCCTCAATCCTCTCATTGGGTTGATGATCAGAGTCAGATTTTCAAAGTCGGTTTTGTAACAAAAAAATTGCCGAATCCTCTTCCGGAATTTGTTGAGTTTTCAGATTTCCCTTATGAGCGAATGCATGAATGGAAGAGTTTTTATAACATGACACGGGAATTTTTGCGACATCCAAATGGTGTCCTAGGAATAGCGGCAATAAAAGTTGTGGTTGAGGACCTTGAAGCTGCACGTAAGGAATTTAAAAAATTGGGACTTCTGGAATTGGAAGAAATTCCATCTGAAAATCTGATCCGTTTTAAAATTAAAAGGAATCAAGAGCTACATATAATCAGTCCCAAAACATCTGATGATGCCCTTGCCGGATTCCTGAAACAGCGTGGTTCCGGGGTCTTTGCTATCGTTTTTGAGGTGCAGGATCTCAAAGCTACACACGATTTGCTTTCAGAAAAATTACCCAAAGAGGCGCTCTTGGAGGATTTATTACAAAACAGTGTGACGGTATTGAAAGAATATGCTTTCGGCGTTCAACTTGAATTTGTGGAAGAACCTGAAGAGCAAGCGATGCTAGCGGAACAGTTAAAGCTGAATTTTGGGTCAAAACTTGATAGTACTGCCATGTTGTACGCTGAAGGAATGTACCTGAAATATTGTGCATTATGTCATGGAGAAAACAGAGAAGGTTATGCGGCTGATTTTGCTCCCTCTCTCCGATCTCACTCTTTGATGGCTACGGCTCAATCTTCCAATTTTCTCAGATATACCATCCAATATGGACGGGCCAACACGGCCATGGCCGGCTATTACAAGGAACAAGGCGGACCCTTGGAATATATCGATGTAGAATTGATACTGAAATGGTTGAACGAATCCAGTGGAGTTGAAAAGCCAATTGAATTATCCCGTGATCCCATCAAAGGTGATGTACAACTTGGATCAAGGATATATGCAGAAAAATGTGCGGCTTGCCATGGATCTAATGGAGAAGGCATTAGTGCACCGGCTTTGGGAAACCCCATGTTATTGGCTACGGCAACTGACCATTTTCTGCGTTACGCCATTGCTGAAGGAAGAGACGGCACCCCAATGCTTGCATTCAAGGATAGCCTCAGTGGCGATGAAATAGATGCTGTAACTGCATTTCTCAGAAGTCGGGCATCAGGTTGGGATGTACCCGAACCAACAGCTGTAAGTTTACCTACACCTGAAGAATATATTATTAACCCTGAGGGTGGGCAACCTGATTTTGAACTGCGTGAGGGGCTTTACCTATCTGCAGCGCAATTGAATAAGGCCATGGAAGATGGTATGCGATTGGTATTGCTTGATGCCAGGTCAGAAGTGGCTTGGAGACAGACCCATATTCCTGGAGCAATTCCAGTTCCTTACTATAACGAGCCGGAAACCTTTGTAAAAGATATACCGAATGACGGTACCTGGATCATTGCTTATTGCGCCTGTCCTCATGCTGCTTCAGGACAGGTGATCAGCAAGTTGAAAAAATATGGATTCAAAAATACAGCTATTCTTGACGAAGGGATCTTGGTTTGGGCACAATTAGGTTACCCCGTTCAAATAGGAAATTAGAGGCATATCCTGCATAGGCAGAAGTATAGAACCAAAGACGATTACAAGATCATCAATATTTTATG
This window of the Aquiflexum balticum DSM 16537 genome carries:
- a CDS encoding sulfatase family protein, which codes for MKVKPMLILISCLLLACGTDKGDEIQSQLPNIVFIFTDDLGYGDLGCFGATDIATPNIDRIAAEGIKFTSFMSASPVCSPSRAGLLTGRMPQRMGINSVFFPESLSGMDPEEITIAEILKEKGYRTGIVGKWHLGHLEKFLPLNQGFDEYFGIPYSNDMTSVVYMRGNDVEEYKVDQRYTTRTYTEESLKFIDSVEDQPFYLYLAHNMPHVPIYASPEFEGTSNRGLYGDVIQEIDWSVGEILKKLEEKGILENTLIVFSSDNGPWLVMEDHGGSAGPLREGKQFTFEGGVRVPTVAMWKGKIDPGQVFEQLATQMDWFPTFCNIVSAEVPQDREIDGKDLSAVLFENGSREGDTFLYYMLSSQEGYREGDWKIKRPYAGYAGSRGMKKVDAHDTLLFNLKTDPGETTNLIKENPEKTAQMMRAMELAVKQLGPLPESKVVRTPPDNSHFQYLDSKQKDPKN
- a CDS encoding c-type cytochrome — its product is MRKTTQFRHIFQYVTLLFLFISIISCQSEQKDGNNGSKALMGRGYGINNITLIVEDLDSARKYYNEVLGFDIPVSEMTNKGIFEGTVTITIPFPDMSTLDLLSLEDSVLVSSKDSLVLDFFSRFKGVGFYSLSSSSVDSTYSWLTSRGFELDSLRTYNIANPVPQSSHWVDDQSQIFKVGFVTKKLPNPLPEFVEFSDFPYERMHEWKSFYNMTREFLRHPNGVLGIAAIKVVVEDLEAARKEFKKLGLLELEEIPSENLIRFKIKRNQELHIISPKTSDDALAGFLKQRGSGVFAIVFEVQDLKATHDLLSEKLPKEALLEDLLQNSVTVLKEYAFGVQLEFVEEPEEQAMLAEQLKLNFGSKLDSTAMLYAEGMYLKYCALCHGENREGYAADFAPSLRSHSLMATAQSSNFLRYTIQYGRANTAMAGYYKEQGGPLEYIDVELILKWLNESSGVEKPIELSRDPIKGDVQLGSRIYAEKCAACHGSNGEGISAPALGNPMLLATATDHFLRYAIAEGRDGTPMLAFKDSLSGDEIDAVTAFLRSRASGWDVPEPTAVSLPTPEEYIINPEGGQPDFELREGLYLSAAQLNKAMEDGMRLVLLDARSEVAWRQTHIPGAIPVPYYNEPETFVKDIPNDGTWIIAYCACPHAASGQVISKLKKYGFKNTAILDEGILVWAQLGYPVQIGN